One stretch of Variovorax sp. 54 DNA includes these proteins:
- the xth gene encoding exodeoxyribonuclease III has translation MKIATWNVNSLTARLQHVLDWLIANPVDVLCLQELKMTDDKFPLEVLKSAGYEAAVFGQKTYNGVAILSRSPLRDVVKNIENFADEQSRVIAATVDTPSGPLRVLNGYFVNGQEPGSEKFAYKMKWLDALHAYVARELAAHPNLVLLGDFNVTPEDRDSFDPVGLKETIHHTTEERDHFKALLGLGLTDSFRMFEQPEKSFSWWDYRMLGYQKNRGLRIDHILVSEPLLPRVKGCVIDRVPRKWEKPSDHTPVVLELGPGA, from the coding sequence ATGAAAATCGCCACGTGGAACGTCAACTCCCTCACCGCGCGTCTGCAGCACGTGCTCGACTGGCTCATCGCCAACCCGGTCGATGTGCTTTGCCTGCAAGAGCTCAAGATGACCGACGACAAGTTTCCGCTCGAGGTGCTGAAGTCGGCCGGCTACGAGGCGGCGGTGTTCGGACAGAAGACCTACAACGGCGTCGCCATCCTCAGCCGCTCGCCGCTGCGCGACGTGGTGAAGAACATCGAGAACTTCGCCGACGAGCAGTCGCGCGTGATCGCGGCCACCGTCGACACGCCCTCGGGCCCGCTGCGCGTGCTGAACGGCTACTTCGTGAACGGCCAGGAGCCGGGCAGCGAGAAGTTCGCCTACAAGATGAAGTGGCTCGACGCACTGCACGCCTACGTGGCCCGTGAGCTCGCGGCGCACCCGAACCTCGTGCTGCTGGGCGACTTCAACGTCACGCCCGAAGACCGCGACAGCTTCGACCCGGTGGGCCTGAAGGAAACGATCCACCACACGACCGAAGAGCGCGACCACTTCAAGGCGCTGCTCGGCCTGGGCCTGACGGACAGCTTCCGCATGTTCGAACAGCCCGAAAAGAGCTTCTCGTGGTGGGACTACCGCATGCTGGGCTACCAGAAGAACCGCGGCCTGCGCATCGACCACATCCTCGTGAGCGAGCCGCTGCTGCCGCGCGTGAAGGGCTGCGTCATCGACCGCGTGCCGCGCAAGTGGGAAAAGCCGAGCGACCACACCCCGGTGGTGCTCGAACTCGGCCCAGGCGCCTGA
- a CDS encoding general secretion pathway protein GspL, with protein MSTSNASVFRVQSWRTTLLAASVVLLIVMALLMKWLVELQVETAQERQLREAVAREADARCFALPTRLEVDTCRAANAVGAAP; from the coding sequence ATGAGCACGTCCAACGCTTCCGTCTTCCGCGTCCAGAGCTGGCGCACGACCTTGCTCGCGGCCTCCGTGGTGCTGCTGATCGTGATGGCGCTGCTCATGAAGTGGCTCGTCGAGCTGCAGGTGGAGACGGCGCAGGAACGGCAACTGCGCGAAGCCGTGGCGCGCGAGGCGGACGCCCGCTGCTTTGCGCTGCCCACGCGCCTGGAGGTCGACACCTGCCGGGCCGCCAACGCGGTGGGCGCGGCGCCCTGA
- a CDS encoding LysR family transcriptional regulator, with amino-acid sequence MDRLENIETFVRVAQTQSFAEAARQLRVSKSVVTSRVKQLEDHVGAPLFHRSTRVVRLSDVGQAFLRDCVELVGRANNIMDQMRDAKDGPTGTLRVHALTGFVLGHFATLLRAFQVSFPDIHLELIVSDAVVDPVKAGVDCALQIFPAASTDLVSRPLFPVRRVFCATPEYLGAHGRPASPRELHKHTLGLYSGYPTRDRWTFHHAGEQVTMYMSAALLTNSVHLLREYAMEHAGIVCLPTLVAGEAILRGDLEVVLPAHQLSSFSLNAVYAGTSRNAFKLRLFIEHLTQAFSKVPPWDAAMIERGLLPPGLISDA; translated from the coding sequence ATGGACCGCCTCGAGAACATAGAGACCTTCGTGCGGGTCGCACAGACCCAGAGCTTTGCCGAGGCCGCGCGCCAGCTGCGGGTGTCGAAGTCGGTGGTGACCAGCCGCGTGAAGCAGCTCGAAGACCATGTCGGCGCGCCGCTGTTCCACCGCAGCACGCGCGTGGTCCGGCTCAGCGACGTGGGGCAGGCCTTCCTGCGCGACTGCGTCGAGCTGGTCGGCCGGGCCAACAACATCATGGACCAGATGCGCGACGCCAAGGACGGGCCCACCGGCACGCTGCGCGTGCATGCGCTCACCGGTTTCGTGCTGGGGCATTTCGCCACATTGCTGCGGGCCTTCCAGGTGAGCTTTCCGGACATCCACCTCGAACTCATCGTGAGCGATGCGGTGGTCGACCCGGTGAAGGCGGGTGTCGACTGCGCGCTGCAGATCTTTCCGGCGGCGTCGACCGATCTGGTGTCGCGCCCGCTGTTTCCGGTGCGCCGCGTGTTCTGCGCCACGCCCGAGTACCTGGGCGCGCACGGCCGGCCCGCGAGCCCGCGCGAGCTGCACAAGCACACGCTCGGCCTGTACTCGGGCTACCCCACGCGCGACCGCTGGACCTTCCACCACGCGGGTGAACAGGTCACGATGTACATGAGCGCCGCGTTGCTCACCAACAGCGTCCACCTGCTGCGCGAATACGCCATGGAGCACGCCGGCATCGTCTGCCTGCCGACGCTGGTGGCCGGCGAGGCGATCCTGCGCGGCGACCTGGAAGTGGTGCTGCCGGCGCACCAGCTGTCGTCGTTCTCGCTGAACGCGGTGTACGCGGGCACCTCGCGCAATGCCTTCAAGCTGCGGCTGTTCATCGAGCACCTGACCCAGGCCTTCTCGAAGGTGCCGCCGTGGGACGCGGCCATGATCGAACGGGGCCTGCTGCCGCCGGGCCTGATCTCGGACGCCTGA
- a CDS encoding hydroxyquinol 1,2-dioxygenase: MTVAYQTRFGSLKHFEKGHVEPIDDDVRHYAFSNCFEIASISAPYEKVVFGQNQIYVLETLRAEGTSPWYTSAHDEFALVMDGEVEVHLVQLDAAQTVADTEKNGAVCVKGEPQGKKMGWMKLSRGHQGLLPKNTAYQFRVTGDPGVIVLQTCKGDLSVEKWADICQTH, translated from the coding sequence ATGACCGTCGCATACCAGACCCGCTTCGGGTCCCTCAAGCATTTCGAGAAAGGCCACGTCGAACCGATCGACGACGACGTGCGCCACTACGCGTTCTCCAACTGCTTCGAGATCGCCAGCATCAGCGCACCGTACGAGAAGGTCGTGTTCGGCCAGAACCAGATCTACGTGCTGGAAACGCTTCGCGCCGAAGGCACCTCGCCCTGGTACACGAGTGCGCACGACGAGTTCGCGCTGGTGATGGACGGCGAGGTCGAAGTGCACCTCGTGCAGCTCGATGCGGCCCAGACCGTGGCCGACACCGAGAAGAACGGCGCCGTGTGCGTGAAGGGCGAACCCCAGGGCAAGAAGATGGGCTGGATGAAGCTCTCGCGCGGCCACCAGGGCCTGCTGCCGAAGAACACGGCCTACCAGTTTCGCGTGACCGGCGACCCCGGCGTGATCGTGCTGCAGACCTGCAAGGGCGATTTGTCGGTCGAGAAATGGGCCGACATCTGCCAGACGCACTGA
- a CDS encoding hydroxyquinol 1,2-dioxygenase, whose translation MNAPAELAKVLASQPHATLGYKDFSLGSFGFRRDEYFAHITWKTRDGRPMSHTMDAGSYLRALMRDVAWGFFYGWVNFDNVFGTVNHYESVDLYAGSFNGTMKDAGIDLLENFPTAQIRATFEAMLDDWTNESFDPFAAPQETGSPYGRKSGNNTAKITRARELAKRCVGLKGDLDLRSDARGAPINRAFADVPQGQPELHPEPGFENEVHAFNLFGFLSRSQVTWNPSFTSVVKHSYMCPTTEEHILPIIHGNDRVEWFFQMTDEIHWDCGDKNTGKPMARVIMKAGDMAAMPAYCRHQGFSPKRSMLLVWENGSPSLVFEIQKGESPEIPVEF comes from the coding sequence ATGAACGCACCCGCAGAACTCGCCAAGGTCCTCGCATCACAGCCCCACGCCACGCTCGGCTACAAGGATTTTTCGCTCGGCAGCTTCGGCTTCCGCCGCGACGAGTACTTTGCCCACATCACCTGGAAGACCCGTGACGGCCGTCCCATGAGCCACACCATGGACGCCGGCAGCTACCTGCGCGCGCTGATGCGCGACGTGGCCTGGGGCTTTTTCTACGGCTGGGTCAACTTCGACAACGTGTTCGGCACCGTCAACCACTACGAGTCGGTCGACCTCTATGCCGGCAGCTTCAACGGCACCATGAAGGACGCGGGCATCGACCTGCTCGAGAACTTCCCCACCGCGCAGATCCGCGCCACCTTCGAGGCCATGCTCGACGACTGGACCAACGAGAGCTTCGACCCTTTTGCCGCGCCGCAGGAAACCGGCTCTCCCTACGGCCGCAAGAGCGGCAACAACACCGCCAAGATCACCCGGGCGCGCGAGCTGGCCAAGCGCTGCGTGGGCCTGAAGGGCGATCTCGACCTGCGCAGCGACGCGCGCGGCGCGCCCATCAACCGCGCTTTTGCCGACGTGCCGCAGGGCCAGCCCGAGCTGCACCCCGAGCCCGGCTTCGAGAACGAGGTGCACGCCTTCAACCTCTTCGGCTTCCTGAGCCGTTCGCAGGTGACGTGGAACCCGAGCTTCACCTCGGTGGTGAAGCACAGCTACATGTGCCCGACGACCGAGGAGCACATCCTGCCGATCATCCACGGCAACGACCGCGTCGAGTGGTTCTTCCAGATGACCGACGAGATCCACTGGGACTGCGGCGACAAGAACACCGGCAAGCCCATGGCCCGCGTGATCATGAAGGCCGGCGACATGGCCGCCATGCCCGCCTACTGCCGCCACCAGGGCTTCAGCCCCAAGCGCTCGATGCTGCTGGTGTGGGAGAACGGCTCGCCGAGCCTGGTCTTCGAGATCCAGAAGGGCGAAAGCCCGGAGATTCCGGTCGAGTTCTGA